A window from Glaciimonas sp. PCH181 encodes these proteins:
- a CDS encoding amidohydrolase family protein, with product MIIDAHTHVIPLQYLHELEARADVSSLRVSGAHSDRPSIETAGVTFALSPIWFDPIHILEHMDRNGISAHVISPPTFLFHYGDTPVRALELAQIINDSYAEFTVKHPGRFYAMGTVPLQDVDLACRELHRMAKDLSIRAVEIGTFINGRALSSEELRPFFREAEKLGIFVFVHPLTQQQVGEQALEFAYLRNLVGLPTSTAFAIESVIFSDFLDTLPDLKIGFAHGGGTSAILLGRWEAAWQNNLQQQERCARSPTEAFKSLYFDTVMHSITSLELLWQYCDPAKLMLGSDAPADMGNLGMLQKFATSAIFNSKYVDQINAETARNLFAAPRDVHT from the coding sequence ATGATCATAGACGCCCACACTCACGTGATTCCATTGCAGTATCTTCATGAATTAGAGGCAAGAGCGGACGTTTCGTCGTTACGTGTCAGCGGCGCTCACTCCGATCGGCCTTCGATTGAGACCGCCGGCGTGACGTTCGCCCTGTCTCCTATTTGGTTCGATCCGATCCATATCCTTGAACACATGGATCGCAATGGCATTTCTGCCCACGTTATTTCACCGCCGACTTTTCTTTTCCACTACGGCGATACCCCGGTTCGCGCTCTAGAGTTGGCGCAAATTATTAACGACAGCTACGCTGAATTTACCGTGAAGCACCCGGGTCGCTTTTATGCCATGGGCACCGTCCCGCTACAGGATGTCGATCTGGCGTGTCGCGAGCTTCACCGCATGGCGAAAGATTTGTCGATCAGGGCAGTCGAGATCGGCACATTTATCAACGGGAGAGCGCTTTCTTCTGAGGAATTGCGGCCTTTTTTCCGCGAAGCCGAAAAGCTTGGGATCTTCGTTTTTGTGCATCCGCTCACGCAACAGCAGGTCGGCGAACAGGCTCTCGAATTCGCCTATTTGAGAAACCTCGTCGGATTGCCGACCAGCACAGCCTTTGCGATTGAATCCGTCATTTTTAGTGATTTTCTCGACACGCTGCCCGATCTCAAAATCGGATTCGCACATGGAGGAGGTACCAGCGCGATACTACTTGGTCGATGGGAGGCTGCATGGCAGAACAATCTCCAGCAACAGGAGCGTTGCGCACGATCGCCTACCGAAGCGTTTAAGTCACTGTATTTTGACACGGTGATGCACTCGATCACTTCACTTGAATTGCTCTGGCAGTACTGCGACCCCGCCAAGTTAATGCTGGGTTCGGACGCGCCAGCGGATATGGGAAATTTAGGAATGTTACAGAAATTCGCAACGTCCGCTATTTTCAATTCTAAGTATGTCGATCAGATTAATGCAGAGACTGCGCGGAATTTATTCGCAGCACCACGCGACGTGCATACCTAA
- a CDS encoding AMP-binding protein, whose product MSQHQEFGQTDWSFAELLTKESHRLAFRCGETSATRAELHIAARRAAAYLSHLGLKRGDVLALWLPDGGTWLQFLFGAATLGVLVIPISTRYRSQDAHHVIQTSGAKAIVLMPNFLGFDYLGTARSIQSLSPDLKHIIEIAYPDDLFPIDPALPSAPPTGTPSDALCTFGTSGTTGRSKLAVHDQLGVLRHGENVAHAIDLRVGDVMLCALSLYGVMGFVQAISALAGGATCLFLPVFNAEAATTLIETHHVTHFFGSDGMLSSVLDEKGRSLATWRRGGFADFTGLAAKIVEQAERELGLHLVAIYGSSESFGLTSAQLPTDTQAQRAIPGGIPISPEIEFRVADLQGGQMLSDGQQGELQLRGYNVMTGYLNNPSASDSAFTSDGWFRTGDLGYTAERRFVYLSRLSDGLRLRGYLVNPVEIEDYLSIHEDVLDAQVVGVNQVGEGDLAIAFVRCRRPAVTEDALLAYCKSGMAAYKVPRRILFVSEYPTVQGPNGTKILKKELREIARIAVEKPGNQA is encoded by the coding sequence ATGTCTCAACATCAAGAATTTGGCCAGACCGACTGGTCCTTTGCAGAATTACTAACCAAGGAATCGCATCGTCTGGCATTCCGTTGCGGCGAAACTTCAGCAACCCGCGCTGAGCTTCACATCGCTGCACGACGAGCAGCCGCTTACCTTAGCCACCTGGGCTTGAAGCGTGGCGATGTTTTGGCATTGTGGCTGCCTGATGGCGGAACGTGGCTGCAGTTTCTGTTTGGCGCAGCTACCTTGGGAGTGCTCGTAATACCAATCAGCACGCGATACCGTTCGCAGGATGCGCATCACGTTATACAAACGTCGGGAGCAAAAGCCATTGTTTTGATGCCGAACTTCCTTGGGTTCGATTACCTCGGCACGGCGCGCAGCATACAGAGTCTATCCCCCGATCTGAAACACATCATCGAGATCGCATATCCAGACGACCTGTTCCCGATCGATCCCGCGCTTCCATCAGCGCCCCCAACCGGTACGCCAAGCGATGCGCTATGCACCTTCGGCACCTCTGGAACAACAGGACGTTCCAAGCTTGCGGTTCACGATCAACTAGGCGTCCTTCGTCATGGGGAGAATGTGGCGCACGCCATTGATCTACGCGTTGGCGACGTAATGCTGTGTGCCTTATCCTTATATGGCGTAATGGGTTTCGTACAAGCAATCAGTGCACTGGCTGGCGGCGCAACGTGTCTTTTCCTTCCAGTTTTCAATGCTGAAGCAGCCACAACGCTCATCGAAACTCATCACGTCACACATTTTTTTGGCTCCGACGGAATGCTCTCATCGGTGCTTGATGAAAAAGGTAGATCGCTAGCCACCTGGCGCCGCGGAGGCTTCGCTGATTTTACCGGGCTAGCCGCCAAGATTGTCGAGCAAGCAGAGCGAGAACTAGGCCTACACCTTGTGGCTATCTACGGATCCTCTGAAAGTTTTGGTCTTACCAGCGCCCAACTGCCAACAGACACGCAGGCACAACGAGCGATCCCCGGTGGCATACCGATCTCACCTGAGATCGAATTTCGAGTTGCCGATCTTCAAGGCGGTCAAATGCTGTCAGACGGACAGCAAGGCGAGTTGCAACTTCGCGGCTATAACGTCATGACAGGCTATCTGAACAACCCCTCGGCGAGCGATTCCGCTTTTACATCTGACGGATGGTTTCGCACAGGAGATCTGGGTTACACAGCAGAAAGACGTTTCGTTTATTTATCGCGACTCTCCGATGGCTTACGGCTGCGCGGCTATTTGGTCAATCCCGTCGAAATCGAAGATTACCTATCTATACATGAAGACGTTTTAGATGCGCAAGTTGTCGGGGTGAACCAAGTCGGTGAAGGCGACCTCGCCATCGCATTCGTTCGTTGCCGGCGTCCCGCCGTCACAGAAGACGCGCTTCTAGCCTATTGCAAATCAGGGATGGCAGCCTATAAGGTCCCACGTCGCATTCTGTTCGTATCTGAATATCCAACCGTACAGGGACCCAACGGCACCAAAATATTGAAGAAAGAATTGCGCGAGATCGCCCGAATCGCTGTAGAGAAACCGGGTAATCAGGCTTGA
- a CDS encoding citryl-CoA lyase, with product MKDAQVKSDIAWANPSKVVVHGLDLCDEIVGKIDFGQMTFLQLFGRLPDARELQMFNAMMVVLVEHGITPSSLATRFTYCGAPEAVQAAVAAGLLGLGSVFVGSLDNAARLLQETIPFNTSLSDPKAKAVEIVTSYRARKEIIPGIGHPFHKPIDPRSVVLFKVARETGYYGPYVELMDAIGKEATLQSGRPLPLNVTGAMAAVASEMGINWKICRGLAVAARAVGLVGHVLEEMRQPMAETLYLRIEHEATKHMHEEQT from the coding sequence ATGAAAGATGCACAAGTAAAATCCGATATCGCATGGGCGAACCCGTCAAAAGTCGTGGTTCACGGGCTTGATCTGTGTGACGAAATTGTAGGGAAAATCGATTTTGGACAGATGACTTTCCTGCAGCTGTTCGGTCGTCTTCCAGACGCCCGTGAGTTGCAGATGTTCAATGCAATGATGGTTGTTCTCGTTGAACATGGCATCACGCCGTCGTCCCTCGCCACACGGTTCACGTATTGCGGCGCTCCAGAAGCGGTTCAGGCAGCGGTCGCCGCAGGACTGCTCGGGCTTGGTTCGGTGTTCGTGGGCTCGCTCGACAACGCAGCCAGACTGCTTCAGGAGACGATCCCCTTCAACACATCGCTGTCCGACCCGAAGGCGAAGGCAGTCGAAATTGTGACCAGCTATCGCGCCCGCAAGGAAATTATCCCCGGAATCGGTCACCCCTTCCACAAGCCTATCGATCCGCGTAGCGTAGTACTGTTTAAAGTCGCAAGGGAAACCGGATATTACGGACCATATGTTGAATTAATGGACGCGATTGGCAAGGAAGCCACCCTCCAATCGGGGCGGCCCCTTCCATTGAACGTAACTGGGGCGATGGCTGCCGTTGCCTCGGAGATGGGGATTAACTGGAAGATTTGTCGCGGTCTCGCTGTCGCCGCGAGAGCAGTCGGACTGGTGGGACACGTGTTGGAAGAGATGCGCCAACCCATGGCAGAGACGCTCTATTTGCGCATCGAACACGAGGCGACGAAACATATGCACGAAGAGCAAACCTGA
- a CDS encoding LysR substrate-binding domain-containing protein, with protein sequence MWFGALNVAYQPSARVLHFGHFFMSVRAAMDGKGVALVPSVLVSDDIQAGRLIVAVTERVSSDGDYYLLYKKERAKDRAIAVFREWLMSEVTELQSI encoded by the coding sequence CTGTGGTTTGGCGCGTTAAACGTCGCCTATCAACCCTCCGCACGGGTACTGCACTTCGGGCATTTCTTTATGTCGGTACGGGCAGCCATGGACGGCAAAGGCGTGGCGCTGGTGCCCAGCGTACTGGTCAGCGACGATATCCAGGCAGGCCGCCTGATCGTGGCCGTGACGGAGCGCGTATCCAGCGATGGCGATTACTATCTGCTGTACAAAAAAGAACGCGCCAAAGATCGGGCGATCGCAGTATTTCGTGAATGGCTGATGTCGGAAGTAACGGAATTGCAAAGTATTTGA
- a CDS encoding amidohydrolase family protein: MESNVASKGVIDARSGDMPYDLYGWDRSGSDRHALEKAVELRLAELDRCGVAMQVLCAPRALVKSCGNDRDRLRHCNSALKEMVDISCGRLAALALLDLDDGEFGAAAFQQAMEHGFHGVAVPTSYSGKRIDDAEFQPLLSFAARHRKPVFIYSEGLGDGGPQIDQRQQENVGVSVDLAICLARLIFRGHFEQLPELLVFLDQGGGAAPSLISRWDHGYRVRRECQALIPHPPSRYLNNVFFDASTLDNAALTAAINSIGPQQIVFASAERSLDGELDRARRTFGESDSENQALLYTQNNAARLYGGGKSL, from the coding sequence ATGGAAAGTAACGTTGCGTCGAAAGGAGTCATTGATGCCCGGTCAGGCGATATGCCTTATGACTTGTATGGATGGGATCGCTCCGGATCAGATCGCCATGCGTTAGAAAAGGCGGTAGAACTTCGGCTCGCTGAGTTGGACCGGTGCGGTGTGGCAATGCAGGTTCTGTGTGCGCCGCGCGCTTTGGTAAAAAGTTGCGGCAATGACAGAGACCGACTGCGCCACTGCAATAGTGCGCTCAAAGAAATGGTGGACATTTCATGCGGCCGTCTCGCTGCGCTGGCGTTACTTGATTTGGACGATGGTGAATTTGGCGCTGCCGCATTTCAGCAGGCAATGGAGCATGGATTTCACGGTGTTGCCGTCCCGACCAGCTATTCAGGAAAGCGTATCGACGATGCCGAGTTTCAGCCGCTTCTCTCTTTTGCTGCGCGTCACAGGAAGCCGGTTTTTATTTATTCCGAGGGACTCGGCGACGGCGGCCCGCAGATCGACCAGCGCCAGCAAGAGAATGTAGGGGTGTCGGTGGATCTCGCGATCTGTTTGGCTCGGCTGATTTTCCGCGGTCACTTTGAGCAACTGCCTGAGCTTCTGGTGTTTCTGGATCAGGGCGGAGGCGCTGCCCCTTCCTTGATCTCGCGGTGGGATCATGGTTATCGCGTTCGGCGCGAATGTCAGGCGCTTATACCTCACCCTCCGTCCCGTTATCTTAATAACGTGTTTTTCGATGCAAGCACGCTGGACAACGCGGCGCTAACCGCTGCCATTAACAGCATTGGGCCGCAACAAATCGTATTCGCTAGCGCTGAGCGCTCCCTTGATGGCGAGCTTGATCGCGCCCGTAGAACGTTTGGGGAATCCGACAGCGAAAATCAAGCCTTGCTCTATACGCAAAATAATGCCGCAAGACTATACGGTGGAGGTAAATCGCTATGA
- a CDS encoding prepilin peptidase has translation MNHLTPALVAALVNMLLCALLLGAVWTDVKSHRIPNRLVFIGAGLGLLLNSVLPEGTGFVSGLPGALGFWKASEGLALGLIVFLPMYMLRAMGAGDVKLMAMVGAFVGPNALIGTIILTFLIGGALSILTALRLGTLDRLVDNLRTMVMGSIFKAVLHEMPTLDSASISAGKLPYGVAIAAGTLSYFGMIYSGHVGFLHALSVF, from the coding sequence ATGAACCATCTGACCCCCGCTCTGGTTGCCGCTCTAGTCAACATGCTGTTATGCGCATTGTTGTTGGGCGCGGTCTGGACCGATGTAAAAAGTCACCGTATTCCTAACCGTCTGGTGTTTATTGGCGCTGGTCTGGGCTTGTTGCTGAATAGCGTTTTACCGGAAGGCACCGGCTTCGTCAGCGGACTTCCCGGGGCGCTGGGTTTCTGGAAAGCATCGGAAGGACTGGCGTTGGGCCTGATCGTTTTTTTGCCGATGTATATGTTGCGTGCGATGGGGGCGGGTGACGTGAAGCTGATGGCGATGGTCGGTGCGTTTGTGGGGCCGAACGCGTTGATTGGCACCATCATTCTGACCTTTCTTATCGGCGGCGCGCTATCGATCCTGACAGCACTGCGTCTGGGCACGCTGGATCGGTTGGTCGATAACTTGCGCACGATGGTCATGGGCAGCATTTTCAAGGCCGTTTTACATGAAATGCCGACACTGGACAGCGCGTCGATTTCTGCTGGAAAACTGCCTTACGGCGTGGCGATTGCCGCCGGAACGTTAAGTTATTTTGGAATGATCTATAGCGGCCATGTTGGCTTTCTTCATGCACTTAGCGTCTTTTAA
- a CDS encoding Flp family type IVb pilin, whose protein sequence is MQGIKNFFMQEDGAAAIEYGLLAALIAAVIITIVATLGKTICGVFTGINTALTSTTHTYTYAACT, encoded by the coding sequence ATGCAAGGCATCAAAAACTTTTTCATGCAAGAAGACGGTGCTGCAGCCATTGAATATGGTCTGCTAGCTGCTTTAATCGCTGCGGTGATTATCACCATCGTGGCGACATTGGGTAAAACAATCTGTGGCGTGTTCACTGGCATTAATACCGCACTTACCAGCACGACCCACACTTACACCTATGCAGCTTGTACCTAA